AACGCACCGACCTGACGGAGCGACAGAAGCGGGCCGTATTTCATGCACAACGGCGCATCAATCCCCGCTTGCGACAAGCGGCGGGAGGCCTCGACCTCGTACGCCGCGGCGATAGGGTCCACGGCAGCAACGCATCGGTCGTCATGGCACCGTTTGCCCATCTCGGCTATACGACCCGTTTCTCCGATGGAAGCTACGGCGTCTATTACGCGGCGCGGACATTGGAAACGGCGATCCGGGAAACCGTCTATCACACGGAGCGCGAGGCACGGATAGCCGGCCTGGCGCCGCAAGCGTTCCACCGGCGGGTGTTTATCGGCAAGGTCTCGAAGGCGATGTACGACGTGCGGGCACCGCGATATGCCGATCTGCATCAGCCCGATACGGATGTGCCGGCACAAGCCTTTGCACGCTGGCTGCTTTCCGTCGATCGGGATGCCTGGGGCATTGTGTATCACAGCGTGCGCCATCCCGGCGGCGATTGCATCGCCGCATTCCGGCCAACCGCCGTCTCACTGCCAACCCAGGGGCCACATCTTTTTTACACCTGGGACGGCCACAAAATCACCGATGTCTACGAACAGACGGCTCCGATCCTGAGTTTTTGATTGTCTGCTGGTCAGTCAGGCGCGCTGCTGCATGCAATGCCGGCTGGGTGGTCAAATTGCCCAGGAAGGCGCCCGACAGGATGTGGCTGTCGTAGCTCATTTTCCGGGGTCTCGTGCGGATTCAGCCCCGGATCGTACTTCGCATAATGTATAGAATTTTCTGTCATATAGCCCACCTTGTAGCAGAGATAAGGAAGGATTGGTACCCAGGACGCTTGCCCCCGTGGGCCCACCGCCGCCGCTTCGCGGCCCCGGCCTTGGCCCCCTCGGCCTAGGGGGCCGGGGGCCGTGCCGGGCTACGGGCCGTGG
The sequence above is a segment of the Gammaproteobacteria bacterium genome. Coding sequences within it:
- a CDS encoding RES family NAD+ phosphorylase, whose translation is MGYGGALGALAGGQDGTSHRCLPVREWLAGQSLKPTLPPRRSLSWRAQYRIIPTLYPPVDLFERTDLTERQKRAVFHAQRRINPRLRQAAGGLDLVRRGDRVHGSNASVVMAPFAHLGYTTRFSDGSYGVYYAARTLETAIRETVYHTEREARIAGLAPQAFHRRVFIGKVSKAMYDVRAPRYADLHQPDTDVPAQAFARWLLSVDRDAWGIVYHSVRHPGGDCIAAFRPTAVSLPTQGPHLFYTWDGHKITDVYEQTAPILSF